A region of the Chaetodon trifascialis isolate fChaTrf1 chromosome 7, fChaTrf1.hap1, whole genome shotgun sequence genome:
aaactaTATGTCAACCATTATATGTCAGGTTACATATGCTGCACTTCACCATCATGATGGATccattgttggttttgttctCTTTATAGGTTTTGCACTTCCAAGATGTGGATAGAAACATTATCTATTATAGCAAAAAATGTCATAGTCATCATAAACCATTTGTTACGACCAACTCTCTGCCCTTTGAGCATATGATCCTTACAACTCAGCCCTGTTCCTAAATCAACTTTAACAGCAATTGTAGAGGAAGACTTTGCGTGCCGACACCATATAGCTGCAGTGTAGGATGCCGCTGGGTCCCATCAATGCTAATGATTCCCCTAAAGCACAgtcttaacacacacatacacagagaccTCACAGGTTGCCGCAGTACAGCCTGGACTGACCAGCAAActcgtcctgcagcagctggagttgCCAAAACCTGACTGCTCTCCTCCATAGCAACACCCTGAAGACTAAGCAGCAGCCCACAGACAATAGTTTCAACTGAGGTCATTCACTGCGGGGGGTCTTGCGGTCtatctatttgtgtgtgtgtgtgtgtgtgtgtgtgtgtgtgtgtgtgtgtgtgtgtgtaattaacGTGTGGGTGTCTGCGCGTGATTGCGCGTGTGTTAAACGGGTGGGGGAGCTGGAGACGCCTTTTTCTCCAGCTTTTATGCGAAATGCATTGGTGATGATAATAATGTGGCATCTGCGCACTTGAGCGGACAGTGAGGAGAGGTGACATTATTAAGCCACTGGCAGTGATAATTACAGTGCGGCTGCAGAGCTGTACAGCTGCGGAGTGACCCCTATACATTACCTGCATTTCAGGACTGACGCTCCAGTACAAAAACTGAGGACGGCAACCACACCTCGACCATGAGACATGAACAATCACATGGGGCCCAGCCTTTAATTGACTGTGAATCGCATGCATGTGGCAGCTACAGAACCAAGCCATTTTCACTGAGAAtgatattattgttgttattatcatATTACACAAAGATCACATTCAGTCTGTGCCTTATAATCATATGGGTCGAAATCTCTTATAACATGGTCATTagacagacacattttcctTAGCCAGACTTTAGGTCATCTCGACGTAAGTAAGCCTCTCTTCGAAGGCGTCAGACAAAACCGGTATGAACGCTTTTAGTCCCACCAACGCTTCAGTTTTAGGCGTTAAACCACCGCATTTAGACCAGCCTAGCAAGGTTAGCCAGTTCCACTGAAATATGATACGCTCGGGATATAACACTGGCTATTTACGAGTTGGATTAGACTAAAGGCAATTAAATCTCTCACCTTCAGGTTCCGCTCTGAGTCGTGGATAAGGCTGTGGTGCGAGGAGAACCGGGGTGAGGCTGTTTCTTGGGTATTTTCCTGTCTGATAGGTGTGTAGCCTGCCGCATATGCGGCTTTTATCATTGCACCGCTCTCTCAGCGAAGCCGCACTCACACTTCTCGGTGAGAATAAACTAGACAGAGAGCAGTGAGGGCAAGGCGGCGGCTTCAGCCTCGGAGGGAGCTTCCTGTTGGGGGACCAACCAGGTACGAGAAGTCGGGTTTCAGTCAAGCCTTAGAGAGAAAATTCTCCAATAAAAATCTACACCCGAGCAGGAGACCCGCCTCATGAATAAGACGGGAACTTTCCGCCCTAAAGCTGGCACGAGACGGGTGCGGCGACGAATGGTGTTCACGGTTGCACAAGTGTCTCCGCCGTTAGCCAATGCGAACGAGCAAGAGGCTGGGTCATCTGTGACTGATGTGTATAACAGCCAACTcgagtgcagcagcaggtgtctgTGCGGCAGTCTCGCGCTAAAGCAGGGAGATTTGCGCGCTCTTTGTTTACCACTCAGTGGCAGTGAGTGTCCGCAGACACAGATCTAGGATCGGATTTGTTTGAGTCACCATCCACACACAACCGACGGTTTACATGGAATGATCTGACTCTGGGCGCGTGATTCAGATCATCCCAGAAAATCCGACTGAACCCGTGAAGTCGAGGTACCAGGGTACAGGGGCTATGGTAAATGTTTACACCACTGGGAAAATATCAAAGAGATTATAGCTAAATTTTATAGCGAAAAGTATAATTCGTGTAATTTTCCATATAGAAAAATGACATTCATCATGCCAAACACATAACTTGGTGGTCTATGAATCAACTATAATTATCGGCTGATGAAGACCTTGACATACGGTCGAAAGCGCCCCAGAAAGCTAGTAGACCTTAACATGTGATGTTATTTATTAGTCAAACTAAACTATACATTTATCAGTATTGAAGGTGAataattaattaactgattaatctgAACACAAATGTAAAGGATTTATGTACTTTTTAGCAAGTCACATAGGTTGAAGAGTGACAACACTGACCAAGAACAGAATCAAGTCTAAAAAAGACCTGAAATATTCAGGATTTACATGTGTCATGGATTTACATGTATCCTGGCATGGCAAAGTGTTATCTCCTGTGTTTAGAAGTTAAAAGTTATTATACGGTCGTGGTTATTTTCACAAGGGGTGTTTTATTCTTCTGATTCATCAGCAGTGATAGATTTAGCAAAAGCTTTGacaacacaataaaaagaaatcaaaacaattatacttcatttttctcctttacATGTCAAAGTTGTACAATTCAGTTGTCacaagatatatatatatatttaacattCTTCCACttattactgaaaaaaataaattaaaaaaaaacctttacaCCTTACCCTAAGTTTTGGTACCATCTGTATTCTGTGACAGACAGAGCTATCAGTGAAAACATCTAGTTGTGATCATTCTGAGTAATGTTAAATATAAAACTGTAATTGTAAATGTAACAAAGATTATATGATAAATTACAATTGCCATCTGgatgacattttttaaatggtCAGTAGGTGTATGATGTGACCTACAAGGAGAGCTACCAGGAGAACAAATAAAGAAGCAACCAATAATCGCCATTCAATCGCTGTTTTATTTGCTCTACAAcacagttcagtttcattttgaaGTGCTCTGTGCCTGAGGCAGCTCTGAAATTATATTTCAATATTGGAGCAGAGAggtttccttttctctttcaaaaaaaaaagaaaagaaaagaaaagtaataCAGCTATTATTGGTTTCCTCTCACtatttcattaaaatgtttgtaGTATTACAGTATACTATGTATTTTACACTATGTATATTATAAATACCAATGGTTTAAAAAGTGTAGTATGTGTACTGTCAGCTATGAATCCTAAACAACCAGTGAAATGACCAAATAATAATCCATCTATCCATTTCCTTCTGTGGTGTTTAAAAAGCATTATTGTTGTTAAAGTGATGGTGCTGAAAGGTAAAGTTACATTTCATGGAAGTGGAGGCTGGGTGAACGACATGACCCACCATGCAGCCTATAAATAGAACATGGTGGCCATAAAGGAGAAGTGTAAGGGAGGACACAAACATAGGACAGCATTAACACTAAATGTAAAAGATAATATGTTATCAATACCTCAACCCCCCTGAGGTAACTATAAAAATATATCTCAATAACTGGAACGAAACACTGCAACTGATGCATTGAGGTTAGCCTGTGCCGATCCAGTTACACTACTGTGCTATTGTAGAGCTTCATTAGTGATATTAGTCTTCATGAATTGCTTTTGTGCAAAGTACAAAAAACAAGATCCCAGGTTGCGCATTGGTCAGGCTAATTATTGGTCAACACTTGAAATCATGTTGCGCTCCTGACACTGAGTTACCTTTCCTTTATCAACACCTTCTGTAATCAAACACTTAATACTTGGGTGGCATAATTTACTGCGAACTATTACAGGATCTAAAATAAACAAGAACATTCCAGGTGCTTTGTAGTTTAACTGCAAAGTGCAACTACTACACATTCTACAATACGATACACCTTAAAGCATCTTCGTTATCAGTGCACCTTCATATTGAGACTACTCAGTTACTGAGCAGATTCACAGTAATACATCTGCATACATTTTTGTCTACTTAGAACAACATACTGCAAATGTTAGAGTGATTGAAAAAACACTCTTGCTTACATAGCATTATgcataaacacagaataaaaataagctttaagcacattttaaaacttgAAATTAACTGCTGCAGATGAAGGGGCAGTCGTAAAATCTCAGGTTTGTTATGAAGGCACCACTCACTAGACTGTTCTCACAATTTTTGAGAGAAACCAACTGTAACACATTAGAACTAAATTAGGGTGTCACATGAGTTTATGGGCACTAAAATACAGAATCATTTTCTATGGATGTGGTGTACTTTCAAGTTCAATTCTTATCCACTTGTGTAGATGTTAGCTAGTTGTTTTATTctcagagacacagaaacagaaagccATGTCATCATTGTCAGAACACCTCCCTGACTCAGTCCAGCTCAGTTATGTTCTGGTGATTTTGCAGGTGACTGTGGGCCTCCACATTTACAATGAGTCAACGAGAGCAACCACATTTGCCTTGGACTCTGTCCAACCCATCAAGGGTCTTACTTGTGCCAAGACACTTCAAACTTCACTGTCATAGCTCAGTCACTAAGTGCTAGAATTCAAAAgtaacaaagcaaaacaatacAACGTGGCTGATTTTAGCAACAAAGAACATGAGAAGATACTCTAGATAGTAGTGCAAGAATGCATGGTAATCAAATGATCTGGGCAGAGGCATCTTCATCCGTCACCATGCATTACTACCATACTTCCTCCAACCACACAGCATTTACCTCAACACAAAGTGTTAGATTAAATAAAGCAAATCTTACAAtcaatgattatttttttcatgacaCATAGAAGAAACAAGCCAAAAAAATATACAGCATGTAACATGGAAAAGAAACTGCTCAaaactgctgcttgttttcagctgtttctccTTGTTACGCTTTGGCTCTACAAGTAGCCTACGCCAATAGTCATCTATATATTCTCAACAGCCATCAGCCGCAAGCTCAAAGTATCACACACGTATGTGCACTATCCATACTTACCATAAGAAAAtagagcattaaaatgataaatcaGCATCATAGTGGAAAACATTCCTGAGTTGTACCTCAGTAGGTACACTaccattcatttcacacataaTCAGACAGCTTGAGGTGCAGTTACAAGTTAGAGCCACCATGGGGTGCTGTTGTATATTCTGCCAGGTAGGCAATAAAGCCAGATGAGCATATTGTGGTAGCGATGGGCCAGATGTGAGACTCAGCAGACAAGATTTCAATGATCTTGGAAGATTGCCAGGACCAATCAGACAACTAGGTCAGTGTTGTGACCCATTTACCCTATAGACAGACCCCAACCCTCCCACTGTTTCTCTATCTGTCCATATTCTTTCTATTTCTCTGTGCAGTCTAATCTGAAGAGTAGTACTTCTATAAATCTTCCAAACCTTTAAACATTCTCATGGATCTCATTACTTGCTCCTATTCTGGACTTCCTATCCTTTATCTTGACCCTATCTACTTTTAATCCAGTCTCTCTTGGTCTGCCTATTCCTACCTATCTAACCCTGTCTTTTTGCCTGTTCTTCCACTAAACCAACTTCAACTCTGTTTTCCCTTAAGGCCTCCTTTCCCACAGGTTCAGTTGTAGTGGAGATGTTCTGCCAAGGATTGCCTTCGAGTCGGTGGCGAGGGACACTCAGGGTCTTGGTCAGGCTCATCATCAGGGGATACAAGTTGCATTGCCACTTCGTTCTCATAGCAGAATGATGAGCGTGAGCTTTGAATGTACTTTAGCTCGGCCAGCTCTTTAGCACTGCATGAAGGTGTGTTCGGGATTTCATATGTCCGATGGAAGAATGAGTAGTCCACCTGGAAAAAGGGCAGAAAACAAGAATTTTTAATACACGTTATTTGTATGCTAAGAAgacaagagtctgcagccatgtaaGTGCTTTTTGCAGCTATATTTGGgtacagctgtgctttgagctaaacactaatgttagcatgctaatatgctgacATGCTGTTGTCAAGCAGGTCAATGTTTgacatgttcaccatcttagtttgatgtgttagcatgctgacattttctaatcagcactaaacacaaagaacaacaaAGGCTGATGggtgtttggtcataaaccaaaatcCCTGGAATTTAGACCTGTCGATGGCACTAGATGTCAAGTCTGGGGATCACCAGAGTCATATATCATTAGGGAActgtgaatgtctgtacaaaattttgTGCCAATCTATTTATTagctgagatatttcattttaaCTGACTAACTGACTGACATCAGCATCCCTTGAACCACACTGCTATCATGGCTAAAAACATTTATTATATACATCCCTCCCAGCTACAGTGAAGTAACAGATTCCACTTCAGACATAGCATTAAGTACATCTCTGTATCCTTCTGCTCTGACCTGGTAGCAGTCTCTCCTCTCAAAGAGCACCGGTTCGAATCGGTGTCCCCAGAGGATTTCAGAAGCCAGATAGGAGCTACGGCACTGTGTGGTCATGGCTGTggcctccaccatgccctcaAGTATGACCACCACCTCCATCTCAGAGTCATTCTCCAAAGTCTTTTTGTCAATCTCGAAGAAGGGTGACTCGTCGTTGATCTCGTGGACAATTGTCACTGGCGAGACCAAGAAGATACGGTCGGTGCCAGTGTCAAAACCCACGTTGATGTCTGCATTGTCCAACGGAAGGAACTCTCCCTCTTCTGTCACCCTTGGCTGAAGTTGGGAATAGAGAGTAAAATAAAGTCACAACTTGATAAAACTTTCCACATTAGTTGTTATGATGTTGCAAAATTGATTTTCACACGTGGGAAAATATTAAATGGAGACTAGAAACGATTTCcaatatgaacaaaaaaaaaaaaaaaacagcagccaaaGGCAGGCAGGATattatcaaatgaaatgaaattaaactgtAATTCTGGCTCTAAAACCCAAGACCATGGTTTGGAAAAGAGGGaattcatttatcattttaaatataactGAATCTAAAACTGACTTAAATTTCTTACCCTGGCACAAAAACTTGAATTTGACAACGCAAATCTTAAGTCATACAACCCATGCATATGCTTATCACTCACCCAACCCTTACTATGGAACAATAACCAGTACCGGTATTTAGAATTGTATTTCTTTGATCCTCGCAAGCTTAATCCCATTTGCCCTATCTGAACTTTGATATGGTCACGCTATTGAGAGAGAGATCAAATTGTCTATGCTGTATCCTCGGTGTTCCACAGATTCTGACCCTCCGGACAACTCTGGCAGCATGCACACTATACACACAGGGCATGATGACAAAACATTAACGAAAAAGGAAACATGTTCAAAACTACCCACAACAAGGCCAGGCAGTGAGGTAAACATAAGCATACACAGTACAAATAGTACAATAACCCACATAGAGTACACACAAGGGAAAATGAGATGACGAAGGACAATGATTCTCAGTTAAAGAATTGTGGGCAAGTTAATCCATGGTAAATCTTCCTAACCCCCtgagggaaaataaaacaagctcTCATTAACGACAGTCCACAGAATACAGGCCAGATGGTCTCAGcattctctcattctctctactgcaacctttttttcctctacTGCTAtctctcacagcagcagcctctaTTTTTGGTACATTCTTTTACTTTCCTTGTCTGCTTTACCATCTCCAATTTACCTCTTTGACCCTTTTCTCAAAAATGGAAAGGCTTCTGTCTTTTATCATTGCCATACTTTCTGACCTCATtcttttttcattatcattatcaatcCCCCTCCACTTACCTTCAGTAGTTGTGCTCGAACATGTGCCTCTACCAGGTGACTCTTGCGCAAGTTTCCGACCCTCCACATCATGCATAGTTTCCCGTCCCTCAGGGCCACCACAGCTGTGTCAGAGAACACCAATGTCTCGTTGCGCTTCTTAGGCTTGGCAATCTTTGCCATGACTGCCCCGATGATGAAGGCGTCAATAATGCagcccacaatgcactgcaaaACGACCGCCACCACCGCCAGGGGACATTCTTCGGTCACGCTTCTGAATCCATAACCGATGGATGTTTGCGTCTCCAAGGAGAATAGAAAGGCCGCCATGAAGCTGTTCACCTGGAGGAAGCATGGCTCCTCAACCAGTGCCTCTCTATCAGACTCTCCTCCAGACCCGGCCTCACCTGATCCCAGAGAGGAGCCTGAGCTGGGGGTAAGTCGAATGGAGAGGTCCCCATGTGCGGAGGCAATGAGCCAGAAGGCAAACCCAAAGAGCAgccaggagaggaggaaggagagggtgaAGATGACCAACATCCAGCGCCAGCGGATGTCCACACAAGTTGTGAAGAGGTCGCTGAGGTAGCGCTGGCCCCTCTCGCTCATGTTGACAAAGGTGACGTTGCAGCGTCCGTCCTTGCCCACAAAGCGTTGTCGGGGCCGGCGACTTGAGCGTCTAGTGCACCGGCGGCTGGTACTGGAGGGGGAAGAGAGTGAATCCTGGTCCGAGGATGACCGGCCTTTACCTCTTCCTCCTACACTACTGCCTTTTCCACTCCTTAGTCCTGAGCACattcctcctgctctcaccccgccttctcctgcttctcctccaaCTGACTCTCCAATGGCGCTCTGCCTCCGTGCATTGTTGGTGTTGCTCTGGAGAGGTAACCTTTTGCCGTTCAAGGCATGGGTCGGGGAGGGGCTGGTTGGGGTCCCTGACCCTGTTGGGCTCCCCCCTGCCCTAGCCGTATCTGCAGCACTCTGTGCCAGCCTcatgacctcctcctcctccactggcCCATCCACCACAGCACTGAAGCGGCGTTTCACACGTGCTGCTCCCATCATATGCTTTAAAGTTTCCTCTCTCTTATGGAGAAGTTCACAGTCACTCAATATGCCTCAGTGAGCGTTGATTTGATTGTCGATGTGGTAATTAGCACCTTGCCACAGTCAATTAAGTGTGTGGAGCTAACAACGCAGTCCGTGTTTAAGTCCTTCTTGATGAAGAGATAATTGAAAGCCTATAGTTATGAAACAGAGGATAATTCCCTCCAAGGCCATTGATCAGTTACTTATTTACTTTCCCAAACTTGTTATGCTGTTTCACAGTACAGTTTCTACTTTCAGTGACACATCCTTCAGCATCAGTTTTCTTGAAGTATGTCCACAGGTACATTAATTAACAACCAATGTCCTGAAAATATAATACTCACTCAGGTAAAAAAAAGTGAGGTGAGCTGAAAAGAAAGGTGTTCACAGTAGTCCAAGGAGCCTAATTCTGTGTTTACAAGAATCCTTCTGACAAGGAGTGGTAGGACTGGGTTGAACTCAACAGACATCACAAAAGCATGCAGGATTGGTTCTCTTAATTTCAAAACAATGAAAGGGAATCTTCAAGCAGGTATCAGTTGACAAACGCTATAAACTGATAATGCAATGGAGTAGGAAACATGTCAAGGATATACAGTTCATGACAGGGTACCTTCCATAATATTGTGACAAAATGCATACAAGACAGGCAAATCCAAATTAACTTCACATGGGACGATATGATGAAGTTATTTCCAACATGCagtcaaaaaagcaaaaaaacatgcCAATTCTTACGATCAAAGTTCTTCCCAGTGTCGCAACCGCTTGTTATGGGCATGAGGAAACAAATAATAGAGTACTTTCAGTACATCAAATGCCTACTGTCATTATTCATCATTCATAATTCAGTGCCAGTACACCTTGGATAAAGCACTGACTGCAGTAGAcatacaaaaatgaaaatgtcacttttccCCAACAAGAGGGTCCCAGCTGAAAGAACCATGTTTTGTTTGCCATTTCCTGTTCAATCATGTCACTGCTTTAACAATTTCACATTGTCTTTCAAAGGTTCTGCATATCTGTTTTTTGGCCATTGTCAATTTGGCGATGACTTGTTCTGTGTGCTGAGTGTTTGGTGAATAATACTGACTTGACCTACACGGCTGTTAGCAATCACCTGTAACAGTCTCTCACAGCAGACGTATCTCATTACAGCTCAACATTATGGCTGAGAAATCACCTATGCCTGACAAAAGATAAGAAGAcgggaagaaaaaaacagagagagattaCTTTGATCCATCTCCAacatttcttttcagctttaAGTGGAAGATTTATATCGAGGGAAAGGGTAAGCAGGTCACCTGaggaagttttgttttttttgtttttttacatttttctggaGGTCTGGGGCCAAAGTTGATAGACCAGGTGTATGCCACAGAAGGAGAAGAACTGATGAGTGCTGAGAACTAAAGTGGCTGAGCGTGTAACTGAGTTTGTGGATTGTAGTGTCTAACTCAGAATCTGTTTGAACCAGATGACAAAAGGCAACCTGAACATCAGACACTGCAGGTGCAATGTGAAAATAACCTGCAGGAGACACTTTATAGTGCACCATAAAAAGTATCTAAAAGAATACATTAGCATGCAAAATTCCGTAATATATAGAAATAACTCTTAAAAACTCTCTAAAgctgaaataaagcaaaagagACAAGTGCAAATAAATCTGACAATGAAAAGGTATACTTGTATTCACCTTGCCCAACCATTTCCAGAGTAGCCACATCCAGTCCCTTTGAAACGGTGGTCAGAGTCAAACCCTCAACCGTAACCCTACACTGTGGTGAGAGAACTGAAAAACAATAGACAAGAGCTTCTGCTATAACTCTACAAATATAGAAGAGGCCATTTCATTCAACCAGTAACAGCAGGGTAGACAAAAGTCtacaacaaatgaaaatgggGAAAGAGATCCCTCCTGAAGTGTGACGTGACATAAGGGTTCATCTTCGCTTGTGTGTGGATCTCCCTTTATGACACATTGAGCTTTTGAGTAGAGGATCTCAGGAGAAGACAACGAAAGAGTCCGCTGGTTTTTCAGCTTGCTTTACTGTTGGTTGTCTGTTTTGTATTCCTTAAGACCTTCTTGTTTAACACACTGCCAGtcttaaaaagaaatgagaacaAACAAATAGAGAATGAAAATTAAAGGTAGGGTAGAAATTACGAAATTTCTCTATTTTGAACTGTACACATactcacatttcacatcaaTTCAATCTTAAGTATACTGTAGGCTATATGATAAATATGTGGATAAGTAAATGGTGATCACAAACCTCCCATTTGTTGAGTATGTCTTTGGTTTTTCTCATGCAGTCCTTGGATTGTTACTGGATTATTTTATTGATCAAATATGGTAGAGGTTTTCCTGTAGACAATCAACTTGAATAATCAAACTCTGTCATGATGAAGGAACAACCATCACCCAGACATGGGatctgtgaatgaaaacagagacaaagacagaaagtcattttcatttttgttttttctaaacaTCACTTCTGTACTGGACTTTGAAATCAGCGTCTAAACGTACACCATTATAATCACCATTATAATTCTAAATATCTGACAGAGTGAGCATACGAATAAGCATTCTGAAGTGCACCTTACATGCATCAaagcatatttacatttattgatgGACATAGACCTTTATAGGGTGGACAGTTATTTTATTATGAAGAAGTTCTGAACTACAGTGCTCTCATTTTAGGTCAAGAAACCAAGTGGTACACGGTGGGTAATCTTTGATAAATAAGCAATTGTGGATTAAACTCAATAGATTGGGAGAATTGGAGGGGATTTTCTTGAGCAAAGGTTGAGACTGGGATTGTAGCTCAGATGAAGGACTGGGATAAACCAGGACTGTGGGGTGGCTAGGGGTGAGGAAGTAGCATGTCTTGCTGTGGAGATGGCGATGTGCTGTGGATTACAGCTGTGCTCGTGACTCCAGTAATCTCACCGATGATTTTGCTAATCCTTTGAGGACTTATGTAAGAGCCACCACTGAAAGTGATAAGAAtctctacaaacacacacaggtaggaTATGTTGTGGCATAAACAGGATTTGGGATAATATGGTAACAAAGTTCACACTTGACAAATTTATGTAGACCTGATCATTTTCACCTTGAGTCAATTGGAACTGATCAATACATCCACTTAAACGTCTTAATTTCCAATGACTGATAAAACAGATTCTTCCAGGTTTGTGTTGCTCAATGTTCAATTAATGAATTGATGTGTGAGGAGGCAGTGCTGACCTTCAGGCCTCTGCTGTGGTTCCTGCCATCACTACCAAATGAACACGCTCTCAGGTTTGCTATCTCCGTGATTGGATTGAAGTGTCACCAGATGACTGACGACAGTCGCTCGAGGAGGTGAtgagggaagtgtgtgtgtgtgcatttgcatgtgtgtataggCAATGTCAGGTTGCACGAGTCCTTGTGTTGCCTAACCTTATCACGGTGAAGTGGCAAATGTCTCAGATTACATCTTATATAAGAACATTCATGGAGGGGTGTCTGGGAAAATTGTCCATGCAAAGTTGTTGCTTCACACTGTCAGCAGCATTCGAGCTGCAGTCCTGCCTTATATGATAAAGGCTGAAACGTGATGGGTCCTTTAACCAAACAGATCTTTTACAGCAACCATCAGCCCCTGATATTAGATTATACAGCGGTTATTTATATTGAGTCCAGCAAGCCGAATAGAATGACCTTGAGTTTTGAATGCATAACAGGGGATAATGAGGAACTGGacattgtttatttcatttggcaaacatttgaaatatcTGAATATTTATCCTTGTTCACAGCTAACCATTGAGATCTTACTATTTAACACAACTAATTATTAAAATTAATAAAGCATT
Encoded here:
- the kcnj14 gene encoding ATP-sensitive inward rectifier potassium channel 14, which codes for MMGAARVKRRFSAVVDGPVEEEEVMRLAQSAADTARAGGSPTGSGTPTSPSPTHALNGKRLPLQSNTNNARRQSAIGESVGGEAGEGGVRAGGMCSGLRSGKGSSVGGRGKGRSSSDQDSLSSPSSTSRRCTRRSSRRPRQRFVGKDGRCNVTFVNMSERGQRYLSDLFTTCVDIRWRWMLVIFTLSFLLSWLLFGFAFWLIASAHGDLSIRLTPSSGSSLGSGEAGSGGESDREALVEEPCFLQVNSFMAAFLFSLETQTSIGYGFRSVTEECPLAVVAVVLQCIVGCIIDAFIIGAVMAKIAKPKKRNETLVFSDTAVVALRDGKLCMMWRVGNLRKSHLVEAHVRAQLLKPRVTEEGEFLPLDNADINVGFDTGTDRIFLVSPVTIVHEINDESPFFEIDKKTLENDSEMEVVVILEGMVEATAMTTQCRSSYLASEILWGHRFEPVLFERRDCYQVDYSFFHRTYEIPNTPSCSAKELAELKYIQSSRSSFCYENEVAMQLVSPDDEPDQDPECPSPPTRRQSLAEHLHYN